The Ascaphus truei isolate aAscTru1 chromosome 18, aAscTru1.hap1, whole genome shotgun sequence genome window below encodes:
- the LOC142469211 gene encoding uncharacterized protein LOC142469211 — protein sequence MGGILSWKSFADYAGHMALHRTQWVQGNGVTKFHTLLDFQEQLLQQHPTDVRAWVFGHKPQTYEEAVKMADEYVASRAAMDEPASNKGMARVAKGAETTPQWTHKPTAAVNAPKDAEFKHKRRCFACNKVGHLRPDFAPEGHVSPETEQVSSPGSASSTHLEEHDEEDYDDDDDDDAAAAIDTQIQASDHEEVPIETVLPPNRPANTTYDAIVASEGKIVEAENRRHSDLMTVLERMIALQEETVSQLAHLHRVFIEVPKQLQKINTSFEALVVQQTQANYLRMTNVSQFNINTSQAGSVHAGQFSPNSSDLHSPGPNVTGQVADIAVQVPDDILPLPSVQIQQLTPTKEATKTKQDTHETDQPSLVQCLPTCSHVSVGTSPVREQSLPKSPVGQTMEISIDLHGAPMATYGMGCKWG from the exons ATGGGGGGAATCCTCTCCTGGAAGTCATTTGCTGACTATGCCGGCCATATGGCCTTACACAGGACTCAGTGGGTGcaggggaatggggttacaaaattCCATACCCTACTGGACTTTCAAGAGCAGCTACTGCAGCAGCACCCCAcggacgtgagggcatgggtctttggacacaaacctcagacctatgaggagGCTGTGAAAATGGCAGATGAATATGTGGCCAGCAGGGCTGCGATGGATGAACCAGCATCTAACAAAGGAATGGCCCGTGTGGCCAAGGGAGCCGAAACTACCCCTCAGTGGACACACAAACCtacagcagcagtcaatgcacccAAGGATGCAGAGTTTAAACACAAGAGGCGGTGTTTTGCCTGCAATAAAGTCGGTCATCTCAGGCCAGACT ttgcccctgaaggacatgtgtcacctgagactgaacaagtgtcttcacctgggtcagccagctcaacacacctagaag aacatgatgaagaggattatgatgatgatgatgatgatgatgccgccgccgccatagacacacaaatacaagcaagtgaccatgaagaggttccaattgaaactgttttaccgccaaatcgtccagcaaataccacatatgatgcaattgtagcttctgagggaaaaattgtggaagcagaaaatcgtcgccattctgacctgatgacagtgctggaaaggatgattgcactgcaggaagaaacagtttcacaattggcacatctccacagagtcttcattgaagtgcctaaacagttgcaaaaaatcaacacctcattcgaagcattagttgttcagcaaacacaagctaattacttgagaatgactaatgtatcacaattcaacatcaacacctcacaggcaggatctgttcatgctggccAGTTTTCACCAaattcatctgatcttcattcaccaggtccgaatgttaccggtcaagtagcagacattgctgtgcaggttcctgacgacatcctaccgctgccatctgtacaaattcagcagctgacacctacaaaggaggcgacaaaaacaaaacaagacacacatgaaacagaccaaccatcacttgtgcagtgtctaccaacttgctcacatgtgtcagtgggcacaagccctgtccgtgaacagtcactgcccaaaagccctgtag